The DNA window ATACGACACACGATAAAAACATGGAAGAACTGGCACGGAAAATCTCAGAACAAGCAGAGGAGATAGAAATGCTTAAGCAACAACGGATTGTAAAATCTTAGATTTTGCGAATTGGGAAAAAATAAAGGTGTGGTATAATAGAGTTATGAAAGATTTTTTACTGCTATTCTTCAACGTTTTACTCACGGTCATCGGACAGATTTTGTTTAAACACGGCATGAACACGATCGGGCGTATCAATAGCCTCCGAGACGCTATGGGTAAATTGGTCCAAGCATTCCTGAACCCTTATATCCTTAGTGGAATTGCGATATATGGCTTCACAACGCTCGTCTGGTTGATTATCCTGTCGCGTGTTAAACTGAGCGTTGCGTATCCGATGTTAAGTTCTGGGTATGTTCTGTCAATCCTGTTTTCTTGGATGTTGTTCAAAGAATCTGTCCCTAAGATTCGTATAATCGGTGCTCTGATCATCTGTATCGGGGTCTATCTTGTGGCACAAGGAGAGTCTTAATCCATGGTAGCTCCTGCTGGAGGTCCAATGCCCCGAGAAACTGAATCGTTAAAAAGCCGTTCTTTCGTTGCGATGGTCCTGTCCGCAATCCTT is part of the Candidatus Poribacteria bacterium genome and encodes:
- a CDS encoding EamA family transporter, with the protein product MKDFLLLFFNVLLTVIGQILFKHGMNTIGRINSLRDAMGKLVQAFLNPYILSGIAIYGFTTLVWLIILSRVKLSVAYPMLSSGYVLSILFSWMLFKESVPKIRIIGALIICIGVYLVAQGES